Genomic segment of Candidatus Eremiobacterota bacterium:
AGGGTCCGGCAGGAAACGGCCACAGGCGGGCGGGAAAAAGAAGGCACTCTCCCTTTTGTGTATAATATTTAATTACCGGCGCACGCTACGACATACCCACAGGAGAGGCCACAGAATGAATGTAAACAGCCTGGACTTCAAGATACTCATTCTTGTTCTTGCCACATGCATTACCGTCGGCGTTATCTCGGGGCTCTGGTTCGGCTTCATGGAGGAGAGCCGCATAGTGAAAGATTATGAAGACCGCCTGATAAAAGCAAGCGAACGTTATGACTTGTTCTTCGAGGATATTTTCAAAGAAAAGGAAAAGACCGCCGAGAGGGCAAACCGCGCCGTCATGCAGTCCCTCACGGGGCCTGCCGCCCCTGCAGGCAGAGTAGCCTTCAAAAAAGGCGCCGACGGGGCTTACCGCTTTTCCGATGAGCTTGGCGGCGCCTTTCTGTCAAACAGGACGTCCATGACCCCTGAGATGGAAAAATATGCCGGAGCCCTCCAGGCCATGTGGCCCTCGGTGTACCCATTCATGGAAATGGAGTTTCTCAACTTTTACGTGATACTGAAAAGTTATTTCATATACGAGACACCTAAGGAATGGCCCCTCACGGTGGAAGCCGACCATGACTTCAACAGAGACATCTTTTACCACAGTGCTGACCCTGCAAAGAACCCCGACCATGATCCCGTGTGGACCCCTGTTTACTATGACTCGATCTTTAAAAAGTGGATGACAAGCCTCGTAGTGCCTCTCTATATTGACGGGCACTTTGCCGGCGTCACGGGGAGCGACTACGTGCTTGACGATATCTTCAGGACGATCACCGAAATGGATCGTATCGAGGGAAGAATCAAGGCCTTCATATTCAACAAGGAAGGAGTCATTGTGATCCACCCGGACTATTTAAGCTCCTTTCTTGACAATGAAAAATCAATGAATGCCGAGCTTAATAAGGAGGATATCAAAGATCCGGATCTCAGGGCCTTGATTGACAGGTACCTCAATGAAAAAAAAATTGAGGGCCAGATGATCACTTTCCGCTATAAAGGGAGGGAGCATTTCGCATGCGGAAGGACCCTCGAGCCATCACCTGACGGCTGGCGTCTTATTATTTACACTGATGGCGCTACGGCAAAGAAAGAGCTTAATATCATAAAGCACAGAATCCTCTATGCGATGATCCTTTTCTCGATAGTGATCGGCCTCATCGTACGCTTTGCCTTCAGGAGAACCGTCATTGAGCGCGTCGCGGATCTTGCCGGAGCGGCAGGACAGATTGGCCAGGGGAAGTGGGACGCACCGCTTCCGGCCGACAGCCCTGACGAGATCGGTGCATTGACAAAGGCTTTCAGGGCAATGAGCGCGGAAATCCATTCCCAGGTGACCACCCTCGAGGAGCGCGTCGCTGAGAGAACCAAGGCGCTCGCCATCGCCGAGGAGCGGAGCCGCCTGCTCCTGGAATCTGCAGGCGAGGGAATCTGCGGTGTGGACGGCGGGGGCAAGGTCACCTTTGTGAATCCTGCCGCTCAGAAAATACTGGGCTATTCCGCCAACGAGCTCATAGGAAATGATTTTCATGACAAAATCCATCATTCCCGTGCCGATGGAAGCCTGTACCCCGTCGAGGAATGCCAGATGTATCTGGCATTTACCAGGGGAGTCAGCAATCATATTACTGATGAAGTGCTGTGGCGGAAGGACGGGACGAGTGTGCCTGTCGATTATACGAGTGTTCCCGTCTATATTGCCGGCAAAATTGTCGGGGCTGTTATCACTTTCAATGATGTGACGGAGCGTAAGAAGGCCGAGCAGGAGATCATAAAGGCCAAGGAGGCCGCCGACGATGCCAACCGCGCAAAGAGCGAGTTCCTTGCAAGGATGAGCCACGAGATCCGCACTCCCATGAACGCCATTATAGGGATGAGCCACCTGGCCCTCCAGACGGAGCTCACAAAGAAGCAGCATGACTACGTGACCAAGGTCCACCAGTCGGCCCTTGCTCTGCTGGGCATCATCAATGACATCCTGGACTTCTCCAAGATAGAGGCGGGAAAACTGGACATCGAGTCCGTGGAGTTCGACCTTGAGGATGTCTTCGAGAAGGTGACAAACCTCACGGCCCTGAAAGCCGAGGAGAAGGAGCTTGAGCTCCTCTTCACCCGCGGAGCAGGCGTGCCTGACGCCCTCGTGGGGGACCCCCTCCGCCTGGGGCAGATCCTTATCAACCTCACCAACAATGCCCTGAAATTCACCGAGAAGGGCGAGGTGGTCATCGGCACCGAGGTCGTCGAGAGCGATGAAAAGGAAGTGACCCTGCAGTTCTCTGTCCGCGATACCGGCATAGGCCTCACCAAGGACCAGATTGGACGGCTCTTCCAGTCCTTCTCGCAGGCCGACGGCTCGACGACGAGGAAGTACGGTGGCACTGGCCTGGGGCTTGCCATCTGCAAGAAGCTCGCGGAGCTGATGGGCGGGAAGATATGGGTCGAGAGCGAGCCGGGGAAAGGGAGCACATTCCTTTTCACCATAGTCTTCGGCCGCTCCACCTCCCCGCGGGTGCCGCGCCTGCTGCCTGTCCCCGACCTCAGGGGCACAAGAGTCCTCATTGCTGACGACAGCAGGATCGCCAGGGAGATCCTTGTCAATGCCCTCACCTCCATTGATTTTGACGTGACGGCCGTCGCATCGGGAAGGGAAGCCCTGGCGGAGCTTGAAAGGGATGACGGCGGCAAGCCTTACAAGGTGGTCCTCATAGACTGGAAGATGCCCGGCATGACGGGGACAGAGACCATCAAGGCGGCAAAGAAAAGCGGCAAAATAGCCCATCCTCCCCATTTTATCATGGTGACAGCCTACGGGAGGGAAGAAGTTCTGAAAGAGGCCGAGGAGGCGGGGATAAGCGGCTTCCTTATCAAGCCCGTGAGCAGCTCCATCCTTTTCGACACCATCATGGGAGTGCTGGGACAGGAAGTCCACAGGGCACCCAGGAAGGACAGAAAGGGCGGCTTTGACGGCGAGTTCCTCAAGCCCATAAGGGGAGCGAAAGTGCTCCTCGTGGAAGACAACGAGATAAATCAACAGGTGGCCACGGAGCTCCTGGAGAAGGCGGGGCTTGTGGTGACTGTCGCAGGCAACGGCCTTAAGGGAGTCGAGGCCGTGGCAAAGGATGATTACGACATCGTGTTGATGGACATTCAGATGCCTGAGATGGATGGCTTTGAGGCAACGCGGCAGATCAGGGCGGGCGGGAGGACTGACATCCCCGTTGTAGCAATGACGGCCAACGCCATGGCAGGCGACAGGGAGCGGAGCATTGAAGCAGGGATGAACGATCATGTCACCAAGCCAATTGATCCTGACGAGCTTTTCTCGGCCCTGCTGCGCTGGATAAAGCCCGGCGAAAGGCAAGCCCCTCAAAGCTTCCACGGGCAGGGCGGGGAAGGGGAGAAGCCCGATCTGGCAGCGCAGGAGCTGACAGTGCCAGAGCTGAAAGGCATCGAATGCAAGGCTGGCATCGCCCGGGTGGGCGGCAACGTGAAGCTTT
This window contains:
- a CDS encoding response regulator — translated: MNVNSLDFKILILVLATCITVGVISGLWFGFMEESRIVKDYEDRLIKASERYDLFFEDIFKEKEKTAERANRAVMQSLTGPAAPAGRVAFKKGADGAYRFSDELGGAFLSNRTSMTPEMEKYAGALQAMWPSVYPFMEMEFLNFYVILKSYFIYETPKEWPLTVEADHDFNRDIFYHSADPAKNPDHDPVWTPVYYDSIFKKWMTSLVVPLYIDGHFAGVTGSDYVLDDIFRTITEMDRIEGRIKAFIFNKEGVIVIHPDYLSSFLDNEKSMNAELNKEDIKDPDLRALIDRYLNEKKIEGQMITFRYKGREHFACGRTLEPSPDGWRLIIYTDGATAKKELNIIKHRILYAMILFSIVIGLIVRFAFRRTVIERVADLAGAAGQIGQGKWDAPLPADSPDEIGALTKAFRAMSAEIHSQVTTLEERVAERTKALAIAEERSRLLLESAGEGICGVDGGGKVTFVNPAAQKILGYSANELIGNDFHDKIHHSRADGSLYPVEECQMYLAFTRGVSNHITDEVLWRKDGTSVPVDYTSVPVYIAGKIVGAVITFNDVTERKKAEQEIIKAKEAADDANRAKSEFLARMSHEIRTPMNAIIGMSHLALQTELTKKQHDYVTKVHQSALALLGIINDILDFSKIEAGKLDIESVEFDLEDVFEKVTNLTALKAEEKELELLFTRGAGVPDALVGDPLRLGQILINLTNNALKFTEKGEVVIGTEVVESDEKEVTLQFSVRDTGIGLTKDQIGRLFQSFSQADGSTTRKYGGTGLGLAICKKLAELMGGKIWVESEPGKGSTFLFTIVFGRSTSPRVPRLLPVPDLRGTRVLIADDSRIAREILVNALTSIDFDVTAVASGREALAELERDDGGKPYKVVLIDWKMPGMTGTETIKAAKKSGKIAHPPHFIMVTAYGREEVLKEAEEAGISGFLIKPVSSSILFDTIMGVLGQEVHRAPRKDRKGGFDGEFLKPIRGAKVLLVEDNEINQQVATELLEKAGLVVTVAGNGLKGVEAVAKDDYDIVLMDIQMPEMDGFEATRQIRAGGRTDIPVVAMTANAMAGDRERSIEAGMNDHVTKPIDPDELFSALLRWIKPGERQAPQSFHGQGGEGEKPDLAAQELTVPELKGIECKAGIARVGGNVKLYLDLLRKFVRDAAGSHQEILDALGKNDLVLARRIAHTIKGTSGNIGASEVYDAAAAVESALAHDEKEKLPGALEKLKDRLIEVIETIRPALKEEKEEKKGSALGDGAKLRGLLLELQAHVQKQKPKLCKEAMEKISAYRWPAEYSGTIAQLGRMLGSYKFKDAKDLLEKLLGELNEKGV